DNA sequence from the Patagioenas fasciata isolate bPatFas1 unplaced genomic scaffold, bPatFas1.hap1 Unplaced_5, whole genome shotgun sequence genome:
ggtggccactctctgcttgcacttgtcctggggccacccgagcagggcagcaggttttaccacagacacgtaatatgaaacagtgcaacgaaccaaaggaaagggatccttccctcttcacgtgctcatgggctacccatgcaccagtgtaactgcagcttttatgaaaattcgaaaacaaatgcacatatgcattcatattcacttcgacacaccagcacatccgcttgaacaaatacctagtaaggcaaaaaaataatgtggaaataccagttgtcccttgctttgtcttgcaaggttgcttgaaatgaagtgatgaggggaaattgagacggagagagatgcagcagttttcctcattaaaaggctggtgtgcactatgcttttaattattgttttacagctcactccgcaggctctccctctgactccagatactgcagcttctactgtccctggagtgtgggacagccacggaaggaggaaacagacactggtcaaaacgcacagtgccccagctcaaaacctccccactggcttttgtctgcagcccatatccacagtgtgcccatggcatccatggaatcccagcagtcagtgccccagagcctttacagggtcccagtaaacctgtcaccaacactgtcctcatgataacctgcagttattcctgtgtctatttatattcctctctacactgaccagcataatttggtttatttcacatcaaaccctactggaaaccatcattatgaatacttttaaaataggcaccagtcatgacagttttcaacatagttaattaaggaacacataaaagtatatggcacatttaaagcagtaaaactgcaaacaccagcaacctgtacactggccatccaaccctacacactgagaacgcagcaacaatcaacaaagaaattcatttgggatgtgtgtggagagcagatgaatgtgtgtggttagccacgtgagagataacaggtacatgcaaggtctgtacaagaggtacatacagtatctgtataagaggtatatacagtgtctgtataacaggtacatatggtgtctgtatgtctgtggtctccagacacagccatgtggtaaggagagcatagggagctcccacattcacactcagacctgctctctgcagaacatctcctgtggctcaaggagcccttggccacactgggagctcagggatgacaccccaacgtccctgcctcaggtgacagatctggcaaacagggacacccctgagccacagcaccccagtttgatggactatgaggatgcgaagggacaacctggtgaggaacgtgtccctgctcctccccaggcccacgtggcacagccaaggggatcctgccatctggcctctccaagacaggcaggacccagctctagggtgtcatagaatcatagaaccatttcagttgcaagagacccttaagatcattgagtccaaccataacctaaatctgtctctgatggcaccaggagacctgggagattacattgctttatttacagctgtgcaaaccacacctccagtaatcctccttttcttgccccaacaggagcaaggagtccaacgggactcctgagagcaaaaaacacacctatcaacctgaccagcttacatatgcactgagcaggacatagtaaaacacagtcttagactcgctgtaacaggagacctaacagcaaaagagtggccccattccctggtatcaggtgaagctatagaaaggaaagatgccagcaagtgatctcctggctacagagttctcctgacggtttgcaatgtttttcaagaccagagtctcacctccaccatctccagtctcttcaggaaggtgtccagcctcgcaaacaccatcgtggagctgaagtcccactccctcacttcttggcctggttcataatacatgtgcagtttttcccttctctcctcaaatgcctctttgaacatgttcaggataccgagcaccattcgcaccttgcccaggctctcctccatgtcccctttcagaaggtcttctggagacaggtacaccagggcctggaagagcaaaatcacacctgagaggtcacttctgccatcatggaaaacaaggacttcttgtgttgaacacatttgaacctgtttattaagttaaatgttgcctaaagaatcacttttccagggaaggacaataggaagaaggggagaggggacacaggggactgcaaacacaggcatcacagccacagacctgctcaatgagaaggttgcagatctcctggagcagcaccactatccgcacgggcatgttgtagtgcttggaggtgacccagatcaaacacaccacgtggagcagggggagcaggaaaggcttcacctcgctgaactcaaccctctctacgtcttccaagcggcgcttgaggggtgtcaggtgcaggtgaacgtcctgagcttcagtcaaagctgtgttgagagacgtgagaagcggtaagaaccacccagctgcggtgtgctgggttcccagctaggtgctggcctcaccacatggaaaagtgcctgggaaaagaaactgtcctgacaagcactgagcaccctcagccacctgtgtgctgcaggtcactcactcgtgaacatcactcacctgcggcagtaaccagaacagaaataagctgatgtgatggcaggggacagggagctgggacagggcttcgtggagagcctgagtccacaactgctaaaaagtcacacggaatttgcccaacagcaccaaaaatacagtgctgccatggctgtgagccacggccttgctgtacagcacgacaggctgtacagccttggcctgagccctttttagctcagttttggctcaagcaactccttgtccagtgggcagatgacgacggccccactagtcctgactgtaatagaaaacctgtcaacagtaaagcaactgatgtctgactcgtcgaaagctttagcttagctctgtacagctctgtggttttaccctgaagaattaccccagagcgcaagcattaataaaaccagatcgttgtgcaattaaacctgtggaccaacaagaagtgacagaagtgcttgaatgcatgcaaaaataacccctaaggcccaagaccaaggaagaagagactcccactatcagcatcaccctcccagcaaatccaccaacagcagccacaccagtacaatgccagggaaaggggcagagacttaaaagcaggtgcacacaaatctgaactgcgctgtaatggaaattaacaattatagtccaaattatccaattagggttagtatcgctgtagccggattaaaaccaaatatttgttgtattttgattaaacccttaaagtattaattagtttaacaatgaacccttggctccttatataaggggtgtttctccagcccatttaaactgcacaatgcagagtgtgacacagatccttaagagattcaatgtttgcacgtgaagtggtgaagaacagtgttttctgccagcacgtgcacagctaacacagtctagatggtttcattgtgccagagagcagctgggttggacatggatgtccagctgtgttggtctgcagggacagaccagcaggactacactgtttttcactacagacagggatttgcaatatttccttgggctgcgctcaactcccctaagcaaagcaaagcaaggaaattcgggctgcagtggccaaagcctgagaagcagcgctctaacaaagcagtcttaggtacaagatctgtcctcttagtctgaactcccgttcctgcataataacaccagaggagctggtggaagttgacgtgagtcctgttagagtaatgcaaacactttattacagcagaataaactcccaaacccattcaccctgaactttggcaagagtctggctcaacagaccagcgatggagcttgtcccagcctggaaacaaaagcctagactcaagcacaagcagcccagtctcaattcacaaactagaaagatttggcttgaaatcagtcacaccaggccatgaagaaaggccagaagccagcactgtggtaaagttgccccagcatctcacctgcctcaacatccattagcatggtttcgaaggctgggatgtagctgctctcaactctctccagcagctccatcatgttcctgaccttcctcgttgtcagctggttgtaaatgcattccaggtcatcacacctacagcaaccgagacacagaatcacagaatcagttggttggaagagaccctcaagatcatcgagtccaaccataacctaacccctggcactgccccgtgtccctgagaatgtcatctctgtgactgttcaacccctccaggaatggtgactccaccactgccctgggcagcctgttccaatgcttcacaaccccttctgggaagaaatgtttcctaatatccaacctcagcctcccctggcgcaacttgaggccgtttcctctcatcctggcgcttgttcctggggagcagagcccgaccccccctggctccaagctcctttcaggcagtgcagagatcagaaggtctcccctcagctcctgttctccagctgaaccccccaggtccctcagccactcccatcacacttgtgctccagcccctcaccagctccattcccttctctcaactcactccactacctcaaggtctttcttggcctgaggggcccaaaactgatttgaggtttggcttccccagcgctgagtacagtgggacagtcattgccctgggcctgctggccacactgttcttgatgcacaccaggatgctggtggccatgttacccacctacactgggccatcagctgtcccccaacatcatctgtttcccctgggcctgattcagggcttcctccagctacacatggactgtggaaatgggagaaagctgcatgaggcacagacaaaccctacaggacagaaagtgctgagttcagcatgacagcagctctgctactgacagaacatcgctgaaaaaaagccatcgtgtttctgcaggcattagcaacagctctccagccagcagggctttgccccgagtcagcctgaaccagtacagcacaaaggttttcaaagggcaggaggaaataccactcccaggctcctgagcatctaaagcccctctggccctgacagatgaacagcagccagctgagatgcaccatttccagacagcccccagcaggtgtccatcagcaattacccctgtggatggctcctagtgaacagtgacgaaagagtgcccagagcgggtgtggagtctccttctctgagacattcgaacccgcctggacccacctgtgtgatctgctctgtgaccctgcgtgagcagggcttggactgggggatctgcagaggtcccttcagcccagccagcctgggatcctgtaaagggcatttctgaaaaaagtcccttgaggtgtagcccctgtggtggggctaagttaaaacacagccagctgcccagtgacctcccaggcactttgcagatcatgatgattttctgtgcgggagcaattttccttagttgaagcctacatgaaccccaagtggcctgttcttctcaactcatggaattagcagctccaccaccagcactctccctctacacaaaaccagcaccacagggcaccatgcactggccaggctgctctgggtacctgttcttccagaactccagctccaccttcgggttcggattgctgccttgcaggagaggctctgaagactctttcttcagtgcctcctggatctggtggctccagtctatgatggccgactccatggcatacaccagagatttatctatccgttccatgctgtagtaaacagagtacgtgattaactttgttgatgtgcattgctcagttggatctacttccaatggccgtgtgggcagctggattttacagggtttcacatttcaaaaccacaaaacaatcaaaccccataagattttgtcactggtttaatataggaattacactctggagaaaatggctgaacgtctgcagcagtgtgggcaacaacactgttcataaagtgaatggtggaaatgaagagccagtcgccacctctctgcacagccagtcattgtcacatcagatccattcaggttcaggatctgacctggagactcacacatccagcaagattctctctccccataccattctccctcaaaatattctacatccctgcagtcattaactcacttaattcagcaagaaacaccaccaagtgggctgggaagctgaggacaggtcaccccactgccttggaagcagtaacttctcacaaaatcccacccgcaccacgtcctgtctgaggagtgattcattccactgcacccacacatctcctggggttccacaggggcacgcacgcagcccagacacgatgacaacttgatgtacaaacgcatctgcttctctggaccttccagaacctgttattttggggtggtactcacgatttctcattttccagatcaatgtcctcaattccctctgagccagctgggagaggcagcaaggtcttgccgtctacttggccaacaactgtgaaaatggtacttttgaggttgtggacatgacgcacgatgtcttgtgacaccacttgtggccagccctgatggttcttcttgttcgttaggatgggcacgatcacctacagcgggagtcacggaagaccaatggagaaaaaagtgcagcaggagacggacgggccaccaggctctgaggtctgtgcttggccaagcctggagacccatattcattgctgtctcaagcagttcccatgtgaaatagaggcagctgatgatgaatgggcatctctacaggcccactttatacagcagaacacccttttccccaaatccaagcagccaaggagggtggaagccagtaggcaaagtgagcagccccatccccaggctctcccagcctttcaagcccgcaactggagatggccccatgggctgctgtcccttgccctcacaactgtccccggtgcttggtccccatgtccctgcccatgggcacagccgtcaggctgccctttgagcctgccagggctgggctgagctcagtgtgctgcaagggaaggtctgctggtaccccctgggatacactggtggtgagggtcccccaggtcccagctgcagcccaccaaacaggagctttgcctttatcagcacttttactgacccggcagcatggggttgtggggctggtcggggtttgcccagatttgagctgcttttggcttgtttgagctgtgacagcaacaccgtgtctgtcacctatcctggctggctctgcactgggaccagcctgtggcaacagcctaacaaagccaggttgtccctagtgacaaacaacagccctttgtgttactggactcagggtgggggtaggggaggggggggaggtgactaaaggcataaaaatagctgcaaatggacataaaattgaaacggaataaagcagctcagcacctccatggtgctgtcccaggatgctgaagactctttggaactgtggctggctctgtagacccgaagaagacccgaccagccaccttcgtgcccagggagccgtgggaagggggagcacaaccccagggaacacacgggcaggtgctgacgagttcaccttcagcagttttagctgcattattagcaagatgtgtctctattacttaaagcacgtggactgctaatgccagtgatgttgtaaccaggcaaatgatagccgttcattttctttctgactgttaaaatgataactggactcaggatgaagccccagcccacagagcaggtgtgttcccttcggcaccgcaggagtgaagcaacaagtggacaaggtcaccagctgtgacccctcaccgaataaagacaaagtgtgggcagaggaacacacgaccccaaccccaggaaattcaagacctttttcaccttcacgcagacccaccccatctgcctgacccagcaccaccgctgcttttgccttcaagtgaagcttgagaggaaaataggatgaaaaccaggcacaatctgctccctgcagaaatactgcatgtctgcacaggggagagcaaagcctgcaaacacgcagctgggacgcacaatcccggctcccaaaggcattcagaaaacaggatttaacaggatctgccaaagtgttcctaccccaccatctacccatagcagacggtgcttgcaatgctattggccagccgtgatgcaaaaccactgtttgtgcagacttcgcaagaccacggggctcatcaaaacaaaagctccccgtataaataatgtgttttctcacaaaaccaggataaccagtctggcagcctgctcttgggaatccaatctatcagtcaccatcttaatataccaaacatcatgatcagagcttctcaaatccagcagctcctctgctttcccattacagcctcattcctgagacttctccaggcgaggagccatcaggaataaaccgaaacaacattgtctagttcaggctaataacacagcaaagcaaaagcactcgaacctcttgacgatctctttaagaaaacatcagcccacctgagataacccgacactgagctacaggaggctcctgaacatcacaaaacactttttcactatgagagtaatcgagcactggcccaggttgctcaaagaggttgtgaagtctccatccttagagataatgaagagctacctggacatggccctgggcaactggctctggatggccctgcttgagcaggggtttggagtaggtgacctg
Encoded proteins:
- the LOC139826875 gene encoding dynein axonemal heavy chain 9-like, whose protein sequence is MGPGDKCSPLKVIVPILTNKKNHQGWPQVVSQDIVRHVHNLKSTIFTVVGQVDGKTLLPLPAGSEGIEDIDLENEKSMERIDKSLVYAMESAIIDWSHQIQEALKKESSEPLLQGSNPNPKVELEFWKNRCDDLECIYNQLTTRKVRNMMELLERVESSYIPAFETMLMDVEAALTEAQDVHLHLTPLKRRLEDVERVEFSEVKPFLLPLLHVVCLIWVTSKHYNMPVRIVVLLQEICNLLIEQALVYLSPEDLLKGDMEESLGKVRMVLGILNMFKEAFEERREKLHMYYEPGQEVREWDFSSTMVFARLDTFLKRLEMVEVRLWS